Genomic window (Achromobacter sp. B7):
CGCCGGCCGCACCGCCGTCCACCGGCTTGCCGCCTCGTGGCGGTGGCGCGGCCAGCCCGCCGCCCGCGGGCCTGCCTCCGCGCGGCGGCGCCACGGGCGCAAGCCCACAGAACACCCAGCCGCGCGTCAATACGCCCCAGGCTGCCCCGTCTCCGGGCGGCAATAATTCCGGCTTGCCGGGCTCGGGTCCGTATCCCCGTTTCGGTGGCGATACCGAACGCATCGTCGCCGTGTATATCGGCTTGATGAAAAGCATCTTCATGCACGAGTTCGGCCACGCGCTGATCGGCGAACTGCAATTGCCGTCCACCGGCGCCGAAGAGGATGCGGTGGATATTTACGCGGCGTTGCAGATCGTGGAACCCACGATGTACCCGTCGGGCAGCAAGGACGTGGACCGCATGGCGCGCGAAGCGGCCACCTACGCCGCGCTGCAGTGGTATTACAGCGGCAAGCTGTCGGAAAGCCGCGGCCAGGCGCCCTCGGCATGGCAGGACGAACACACGGGCGACCTGAAGCGCTTCCGCAACATGCTTTGCATCATGTACGGCGGCAACCCCGCTGTGTTCGAAACGGTGGTTCAACAAACCGGATTCGAAGACCGCACCAAGGCCCGTTGCACGGACGAATTCAACAAGCAGAACCGCGCGTGGCGCAAGATTCTGGCGCCGTACACGCGCGTCGGTACCTGGACGCCGGACGGCGAGCAACCGGCCAACGCGCCCGGCGCGCCGGTGAACGTGGTGTTCGAGCCGTCCAAGCGCAAGATCGGCAACCTGTTCGCGAACAACCTGTCGGCCGCCATCGGCGAAAACATCAAGCTGCTGGGCAAGACGTATGTGCTGCCCCGGCCGGTGAACGTGGTCTTCAAGGACTGCGGCAAGCTCAACGCCTGGTACAGCCCGCGCGAAGGCTCGATCACCATGTGCTATGAGCTGATCGAGAACATTGCCGTGATGATTTCGGACATCGAAATGGGCACGGTGGGCGGTGAAATCGTGGCCAAGGACGGCTCGGCGCCGCCTGCCCGCCAGCAGCAGGCACCCGCGGGCCAAGGGCAGGGCGCCGCCGCCCCGACCGGCGGTTTCGATGAATTGAAGGACAGCGGCGTGCCGGCCACGACCTTGCTGTTCTCGGCGCCGTACAAGGGACCCACGCCGGTCCAGCACTACCGCGCCAAGGTCATCACCACCGGCGATTTGGTCCAGCTGATTAAGAACAACAAGAATTTGATCATCGTGGACAGCAGCGGGCTGCGCGACACCTTGCCCATCGCCTATCCGCTGGCCGACGCGGGGTCGGACGGCAGCGTCAAGGACAGCCTGCAAGGTCCGCTGGACGATTGGCTGATGAAGAAGTCGGGCGGCAACCGGGGCGTGCCGATCGTATTGATGGGCGCCGGCATGAACGACCGTTCGTCGTACAACGCGGCGTTGCGCGTCGGCACTTTGGGCTGGGACGCCTACTGGTATCGCGGCGGCCTGGAAGCCTGGGTGGCCAACGGCTTG
Coding sequences:
- a CDS encoding DUF4344 domain-containing metallopeptidase; protein product: MGPLAGGVRQQLLQGWTAGLQDGWFTLQNKGTPGSEQTLYVTAGPAPDAGRITDVNVVVNSQNPKASIGVVMNNRATKSLCLLEIMADKNTKLFCLEGQNRRDFGSVPNVAKLDGSDRIKVVEVPGAARFIVNGQKIGDVADVSALGADIGIMAYDVGTFGIADFSITTNQGSKQPPAAPPSTGLPPRGGGAASPPPAGLPPRGGATGASPQNTQPRVNTPQAAPSPGGNNSGLPGSGPYPRFGGDTERIVAVYIGLMKSIFMHEFGHALIGELQLPSTGAEEDAVDIYAALQIVEPTMYPSGSKDVDRMAREAATYAALQWYYSGKLSESRGQAPSAWQDEHTGDLKRFRNMLCIMYGGNPAVFETVVQQTGFEDRTKARCTDEFNKQNRAWRKILAPYTRVGTWTPDGEQPANAPGAPVNVVFEPSKRKIGNLFANNLSAAIGENIKLLGKTYVLPRPVNVVFKDCGKLNAWYSPREGSITMCYELIENIAVMISDIEMGTVGGEIVAKDGSAPPARQQQAPAGQGQGAAAPTGGFDELKDSGVPATTLLFSAPYKGPTPVQHYRAKVITTGDLVQLIKNNKNLIIVDSSGLRDTLPIAYPLADAGSDGSVKDSLQGPLDDWLMKKSGGNRGVPIVLMGAGMNDRSSYNAALRVGTLGWDAYWYRGGLEAWVANGLPTSPVKPAQN